DNA sequence from the Streptomyces sp. NBC_01497 genome:
GAACTTCTCCCTGTGGGACACCTACCGGACCCAGACCCAACTGCTGTCCCTGCTCGCGCCGCAGCAGGCGCGGGACATGGCGATCTCCGTACTGCAGATCGACAAGGACAGCGGCTGGCTGCCCAAGTGGGGCTACGGGACCGTCGAGACCAACATCATGACCGGCGACCCGGTCACCCCGTTCCTCACCAACGCCTTCCAGCAGGGACTGCTCAAGGGCTACGAGGAGCAGGCCTACCAAGCGCTGAAGAAGAACGCCGACGGTGTGCCGCCCACCGACTCGGCGCCCGTCGGGCGCGAGGGCAACACGGAGTACCTGGCGCACGGTTACGTCCCCTACATCGCGAACCACACGCACGCCAAGCCCGGTGACTCGGACTACGACTACGGCGGCTCCGCGACCCTGGAGTACGCGCTCGCCGACGGCATGCTCGCGCAGATGGCCGGCGACCTCGGCCACCGGGCCGACGCCGCCCGGTACGCGAAGCGCGCCGAGAACTACCGCAGTGTCTTCGACCCCACGACCGGCTTCTTCCGCGCCCGCGACACCGACGGCGCGTTCACCGGTCCCGACGACCCGGCGCAGAGCGTGGGCTTCCACGAGGGCACGTCCTGGCAGTACCAGTGGCTGGTGCCGCAGGACATCCCGGGCATGGTGAGCCTGATCGGCGGTGAGAAGGCGGCCAACGACCGGCTCGACTCCTTCTTCGCCTATGACCAGTTGGTGCAGGACCCGGCCGGGACCGCGAGCGAGGTCTGGGTCAACGGGCCGTACTCGTACTACAACGCGAACAAGTACAACCCGTCGAACGAGCCGGACCTCATCGCCCCGTACACCTACCTGTCCACGGGCCAGCCCTGGAAGACCACGGACGTGGTGCACGCGGCGCTGACCCTCTTCACCGACACGCCGACCGGTATGACCGGCAACGACGACCTGGGCACCATGTCCGCCTGGGACGTGCTGTCGTCCATCGGGATCTTCCCGGTGCAGCCGGGCACCAGCACCTGGGGGCTGTCGACCCCGGTCTTCGACCGCGTCGACCTCACCCTGGACCGGCACTACTACCCCGAGGGCCGGCTGAGCATCAAGGCCCCCGGTACGTCGGACACCGACCGGTACACGCAGTCCGTGTCGGCGGACGGTTCGTCCTACGGGAAGACGTACCTGACCACGGCGGCCCTGCGCCACACCCGCGATCTGACGTTCACGGTCGGCGCGCAGCCCTCGCAGTGGGGCACGTCCGCGGACGCCGCCCCGCCGGCCGTCGTCGGCTCCGCCGGCTGACGGACGGCGGACGCGCCGGGCCGGGCACCTCGGCGTCCGGCGCGTCCGCCCATCGCCACCTGCGGGAGGCCCGGGTCACGCACCGCGTGACCCGGGCCTCCCGCAGGTACGGCTAGAC
Encoded proteins:
- a CDS encoding GH92 family glycosyl hydrolase, giving the protein MRWTRQPRPRSRPRLRLRAAGAVTAALLTAGTLAASGAQAAPGSAAGPHGPLTALVNPFIGSQDEGNTYPGATVPFGMVQFSPDTGHNTGYDYTQNQIRGFSLVHLSGVGCGLGGDLPVLPTTGDVSETDYAKYAATFSHDDEKASPGYYKVGLDSGITAELTATGRTGVQRYTFPATDKANVLLDAGQSLHKNLSTKVEILDDHTVRTAITGSGFCQDTKPYTVYTVTHFNRPFTTSGTWNGETVSAGSRTSSATSGLNGAYVRFDTRKNHSVEATTAVSYVDAKGAALNLRAEGGRSFDTVERAAQSTWEKRLESVRVQGGSGTQRNTFYSSLYRSFLAPNTGSDVDGRYTGWDQKIHRAKDFTYYQNFSLWDTYRTQTQLLSLLAPQQARDMAISVLQIDKDSGWLPKWGYGTVETNIMTGDPVTPFLTNAFQQGLLKGYEEQAYQALKKNADGVPPTDSAPVGREGNTEYLAHGYVPYIANHTHAKPGDSDYDYGGSATLEYALADGMLAQMAGDLGHRADAARYAKRAENYRSVFDPTTGFFRARDTDGAFTGPDDPAQSVGFHEGTSWQYQWLVPQDIPGMVSLIGGEKAANDRLDSFFAYDQLVQDPAGTASEVWVNGPYSYYNANKYNPSNEPDLIAPYTYLSTGQPWKTTDVVHAALTLFTDTPTGMTGNDDLGTMSAWDVLSSIGIFPVQPGTSTWGLSTPVFDRVDLTLDRHYYPEGRLSIKAPGTSDTDRYTQSVSADGSSYGKTYLTTAALRHTRDLTFTVGAQPSQWGTSADAAPPAVVGSAG